The DNA segment GGTTGCAGTAACGATGTCTTCACGGTACCATAGTGTTGCATGGGCATTTCGATAGCATTCATCAACAGCTGCTCCGACCTTACCGGATCGGTCAATTCGAAGATGTTCCTCGATCTCTATGCCGGCATGCATGCGGCCGCAGTACGCAGCGGCATTACCATACAAACGTTCGATCTATCGCTGCCTATCGATGAATTTATCCGTACCGGCAGACCGAGACATTACGACGCATTCATCGGCGCCATACCGCGGTGCATTGTTCCCTGGCAGAAAGCATGGAACACGCTCGAGGAAGAACGTCCGTGCGTGAACATCATGGTCGAATCCGAGCGCTCCGGGAGCTTCTATGTCGGCACCGACGAGCGGCGGGGAATGGACATGCTCGTTTCTCATCTCGTCAAGGAAGGGCAGCGGAACATAGGGTTCGCGTTGTCAACGAGCGAGCCGTATTCGCTGGAGCGCCTTGCCGGTTTCACTGACGCATCGAAGCGCTTTGCGCTGACCGTTCGGAATGAATGGATATTCTACGGCGACAGGCTGCATCGCCGCGGCATGCGTTCCATTGCTGCACGAAAGATCCTCGGTCAGATCGCGGTGACGAAAGGCATTGCACAGGCGGCCGGCGACTGGTATTGTTCACTCAGCGAGCGGCCGACCGCGCTCATGTGCGATAGCCCTACGCTCGCAGTAGCGCTAAAGGAGCGATGCCGTGCCGCCGGTACTATCGATGCAACGGCGTTGACCGCGTTCGATGATGAGCCGTCTAAGACCGAGGTGAACGCGATCACAACGGTGCGTCAGGATTTCCATCGCATCGGGAGCGAAAGCGTTCGCCGCGCGGCCGCGCTCGTATACGGGAAGCGTCCTCCAGCACGACTTCTTGTGAGACCGACGCTCATCGTACGGGCATCATCCAAACGGAGGACCGGGCGCGATTTCCGGCGTACCGTGGAGGATCATATCACACGCCACTATCGCGACGATGATGCGAAGGATATCGCAGCGGTGGTCGGCATGAACCGCGATGCGTTCGGGAGAAAGTGCAAACGCGTGTTCGGCACGACCTATATCGCGCTGCTCAATGATGCCCGTCTTGCGAAAGTGGCTGAGGCGCTTACGGAAACAAAGCGTTCCGTGACGGACATACTGTACGACTGCGGTTTTCATAATTATCAAAATTTCTGTATGGTATTCAAGAAGCGTTTTGCCATGACACCGCGAGCCT comes from the Spirochaetota bacterium genome and includes:
- a CDS encoding helix-turn-helix domain-containing protein yields the protein MGISIAFINSCSDLTGSVNSKMFLDLYAGMHAAAVRSGITIQTFDLSLPIDEFIRTGRPRHYDAFIGAIPRCIVPWQKAWNTLEEERPCVNIMVESERSGSFYVGTDERRGMDMLVSHLVKEGQRNIGFALSTSEPYSLERLAGFTDASKRFALTVRNEWIFYGDRLHRRGMRSIAARKILGQIAVTKGIAQAAGDWYCSLSERPTALMCDSPTLAVALKERCRAAGTIDATALTAFDDEPSKTEVNAITTVRQDFHRIGSESVRRAAALVYGKRPPARLLVRPTLIVRASSKRRTGRDFRRTVEDHITRHYRDDDAKDIAAVVGMNRDAFGRKCKRVFGTTYIALLNDARLAKVAEALTETKRSVTDILYDCGFHNYQNFCMVFKKRFAMTPRAYRDHGRKN